A genomic segment from Brevundimonas mediterranea encodes:
- a CDS encoding rhomboid family intramembrane serine protease has translation MTRGSAILWTWAASIVLVWIAVAVDLGQPLWARQHSIDLTAYGAFEGRTLTVEHGWKLLASQWLHVKFPHMLFNAAIIGLVGAALTRRMNWPSVLALGLIGGACGQLASALAQPQAYVSGASQAYLALCATALFVLDRRSVGWWSAVVGVLVSVALDLFVSGHEGVKPGHIVPFVIGLIVGGGFLLLDRHRPDGAVLRRT, from the coding sequence GTGACACGGGGCTCAGCGATCCTTTGGACCTGGGCGGCGAGCATCGTCCTCGTCTGGATCGCGGTTGCGGTCGATCTTGGGCAACCGCTGTGGGCGCGTCAGCATTCCATTGACCTGACGGCCTATGGGGCCTTCGAAGGTCGCACTTTAACGGTGGAGCATGGGTGGAAGCTGCTGGCGTCGCAATGGTTGCACGTCAAGTTTCCACATATGTTGTTCAACGCCGCTATCATCGGCCTGGTCGGGGCGGCGTTGACGCGGCGGATGAACTGGCCTTCGGTACTGGCCTTGGGCTTGATCGGGGGCGCTTGCGGGCAGTTGGCGTCAGCGCTGGCGCAGCCGCAAGCCTATGTGTCTGGGGCTTCGCAGGCCTATCTGGCGCTCTGTGCGACCGCGCTTTTCGTGCTGGATCGCAGGAGCGTGGGCTGGTGGTCGGCGGTCGTAGGCGTTCTGGTCAGCGTGGCGCTGGACCTGTTCGTGAGCGGCCATGAGGGCGTAAAGCCCGGACATATCGTACCTTTCGTCATCGGTTTGATCGTTGGCGGCGGTTTTCTATTGTTGGACAGACATCGGCCTGATGGGGCGGTGCTTCGGAGGACATGA
- the fabG gene encoding 3-oxoacyl-[acyl-carrier-protein] reductase, with amino-acid sequence MFNLAGKTALVTGATGGIGGAVARALHAQGATVVLSGTREAVLADLAKELGERAHFATANLSDPQSVDNLVNAAETAAGSALDILVANAGITKDGLLMRMKDEDFQSVIQINLESYFRLTRAAVKGMMKRRSGRIIGVTSVVGVTGNPGQTNYSASKAGMIGFSKSLAQEVGSRGITVNCIAPGFIASPMTDVLNEQQRETILARIPAGRLGTGDEIAAAAVYLSSNEAAYVTGQTLHVNGGMAMI; translated from the coding sequence ATGTTCAATCTTGCAGGCAAGACCGCGCTCGTGACCGGCGCGACGGGCGGGATCGGCGGGGCGGTGGCGCGGGCGCTGCACGCCCAGGGCGCGACCGTGGTGCTGTCGGGCACGCGAGAGGCGGTGCTGGCGGACCTGGCCAAGGAGCTGGGCGAACGGGCGCATTTCGCCACGGCGAACCTGTCGGACCCCCAGTCGGTCGATAATCTGGTGAACGCGGCCGAGACGGCGGCGGGCTCAGCCCTGGACATCCTGGTGGCCAATGCGGGCATCACCAAGGACGGCCTGCTGATGCGGATGAAGGACGAGGACTTCCAGTCGGTCATCCAGATCAATCTGGAGAGCTATTTCCGCCTGACCCGCGCGGCGGTGAAGGGGATGATGAAGCGCCGGTCGGGCCGAATCATCGGCGTGACCTCGGTCGTGGGCGTCACCGGAAATCCGGGCCAGACCAACTATTCCGCGTCCAAGGCCGGGATGATCGGCTTCTCCAAGTCGCTGGCGCAGGAGGTCGGATCGCGCGGCATCACCGTCAATTGCATCGCACCGGGCTTCATCGCCTCGCCGATGACCGATGTGCTGAACGAGCAGCAGCGCGAGACCATTCTGGCCCGGATTCCGGCCGGTCGGCTGGGCACCGGCGACGAGATCGCGGCCGCCGCCGTCTATCTTTCGTCGAACGAAGCGGCCTATGTCACGGGCCAGACCCTGCATGTGAACGGCGGCATGGCGATGATCTGA
- a CDS encoding acyl carrier protein produces the protein MSDTLERVRKIVIDHLDADPDKVTEKASFIDDLGADSLDNVELVMAFEEEFDIEIPDDAAEHIQTVGDAVKFIDEKSAG, from the coding sequence ATGTCCGACACCCTCGAGCGCGTTCGCAAGATCGTCATCGACCACCTGGACGCCGATCCGGACAAGGTCACGGAAAAAGCCAGCTTCATCGACGACCTGGGCGCCGACTCGCTCGACAACGTCGAGCTGGTGATGGCCTTCGAAGAAGAATTCGACATCGAGATCCCGGATGACGCCGCCGAGCACATCCAGACGGTCGGCGATGCGGTCAAGTTCATCGACGAAAAGTCGGCCGGCTGA